The Kitasatospora sp. NBC_00374 genome has a segment encoding these proteins:
- a CDS encoding VOC family protein translates to MTVTFNHTIIAASDRDESARFFRELSELPEAPSWGPFTNIQLPDGVLLQFAEPPMEIQMQHYAFLVDDELFDRAHRRLCDLGIEHWADPQMRRAGETNTEHGGRGVYFKDPSGHALELITRPYL, encoded by the coding sequence ATGACAGTCACGTTCAACCACACCATCATCGCCGCCAGCGACCGCGACGAGTCGGCCCGGTTCTTCCGCGAGCTGTCGGAACTGCCGGAAGCGCCGTCCTGGGGCCCGTTCACCAACATCCAGCTCCCCGACGGCGTGCTCCTTCAGTTCGCCGAGCCGCCGATGGAGATCCAGATGCAGCACTACGCGTTCCTCGTCGACGACGAACTGTTCGACCGCGCCCACCGGCGGCTGTGCGACCTCGGCATCGAGCACTGGGCCGATCCGCAGATGCGACGTGCGGGTGAGACCAACACCGAGCACGGCGGTCGCGGGGTGTACTTCAAGGACCCCTCCGGCCACGCGCTCGAACTGATCACGCGTCCGTACCTGTAG
- a CDS encoding carbohydrate ABC transporter permease yields MSLAPPEPAPATGAPGRRAVPPRAGRARPGRRRVLTRGSVPYLLIMPAVLGFAVFKAYPIADSLWISLTTGNGDDRRFAGLANYRRLLDDPLFWTALKNTGLILVVQVPLMLGLALLVALGLNSTRVRLRPLWRLGVFVPSLTGLVAAGVMFSVILNRDAGLLNWVLSLFGVDRVNWLGSSSWARVGVVLVITWHYTGYNAVMYLAGLQGVPAELYEAAMVDGAGPIRRFVSITLPQLRPILLLTVVLSTIGTLQLFDEPYVLTGGGPDNATLTVTMYLYNNGFKYFDFGYASALAYALALLVSVLGILQVRLMGERR; encoded by the coding sequence ATGTCCCTCGCCCCGCCCGAACCCGCTCCCGCCACCGGCGCCCCCGGCCGCCGGGCCGTCCCCCCGCGCGCCGGCCGTGCCCGTCCCGGCCGGCGGCGGGTGCTGACCCGCGGCTCCGTCCCCTACCTGCTGATCATGCCCGCCGTCCTGGGCTTCGCGGTCTTCAAGGCGTACCCGATCGCCGACTCGCTCTGGATCAGCCTCACCACCGGCAACGGCGACGACCGCCGCTTCGCCGGGCTCGCCAACTACCGGCGGCTGCTGGACGATCCGCTGTTCTGGACGGCGCTGAAGAACACCGGGCTGATCCTGGTGGTCCAGGTGCCGCTGATGCTCGGCCTCGCCCTGCTCGTCGCCCTCGGCCTCAACTCCACCAGGGTCCGGTTGCGCCCGCTCTGGCGGCTGGGCGTCTTCGTCCCCTCGCTGACCGGACTGGTCGCCGCCGGCGTGATGTTCTCCGTGATCCTCAACCGCGACGCCGGGCTGCTGAACTGGGTGCTGTCGCTGTTCGGCGTCGACCGGGTGAACTGGCTCGGCAGCTCCTCGTGGGCCCGCGTGGGCGTCGTCCTGGTCATCACCTGGCACTACACCGGCTACAACGCCGTGATGTACCTGGCCGGACTGCAGGGCGTACCCGCCGAGCTGTACGAGGCCGCGATGGTGGACGGCGCCGGCCCGATCCGCCGCTTCGTCTCCATCACCCTCCCCCAGCTGCGGCCGATCCTGCTGCTCACGGTGGTGCTCTCGACCATCGGCACCCTGCAACTCTTCGACGAGCCGTACGTCCTCACCGGCGGCGGCCCCGACAACGCCACCCTGACGGTCACCATGTACCTCTACAACAACGGCTTCAAGTACTTCGACTTCGGCTACGCCTCGGCCCTCGCCTACGCGCTCGCGCTGCTCGTGTCGGTGCTCGGCATCCTGCAGGTCCGGCTGATGGGAGAGCGCCGGTGA
- a CDS encoding carbohydrate ABC transporter permease, whose amino-acid sequence MKARGTLLTLLLAGAFGLCVGPFYWLAVAATQDDKDVFSWPPKLLPGGHLMDNLRGLQESIGLTRVLLNSVLVAGVQTVGAVVVSVLAGYAFAKFEFRGRSLFFVLLLSTLVIPDTVMLIPIFQMMTELGLIDSYQSVILPGLVTPFGIFLMRQALRSMPDELLDAARVDGAGELRVLWRIVIPVNRPVIAALALFVFLGGWNQFVWPLIALRSPEMYTLPVATATLQGLSTTDYAQVLLAGAIAAVPVMLLFLVLQRQFISGLLAGATKE is encoded by the coding sequence GTGAAGGCCCGCGGCACACTGCTCACCCTGCTGCTCGCGGGTGCCTTCGGGCTCTGCGTCGGCCCCTTCTACTGGCTCGCCGTCGCCGCCACGCAGGACGACAAGGACGTGTTCTCCTGGCCGCCGAAGCTGCTGCCCGGTGGCCACCTCATGGACAACCTGCGCGGGCTCCAGGAGTCGATCGGGCTCACCCGCGTCCTGCTCAACTCCGTGCTGGTGGCCGGCGTGCAGACGGTCGGCGCGGTCGTCGTCTCGGTGCTGGCCGGCTACGCCTTCGCCAAGTTCGAGTTCCGTGGGCGCTCGCTGTTCTTCGTCCTGCTGCTCAGCACCCTGGTCATCCCGGACACGGTGATGCTGATCCCGATCTTCCAGATGATGACGGAACTGGGCCTGATCGACTCCTACCAGTCCGTCATCCTGCCCGGCCTGGTGACCCCGTTCGGCATCTTCCTGATGCGGCAGGCACTGCGCTCCATGCCGGACGAACTCCTGGACGCGGCCCGCGTCGACGGTGCCGGCGAACTGCGGGTGCTGTGGCGGATCGTCATCCCGGTCAACCGGCCGGTCATCGCGGCGCTCGCGCTGTTCGTCTTCCTCGGCGGCTGGAACCAGTTCGTCTGGCCGCTGATCGCGCTGCGCAGCCCCGAGATGTACACGCTGCCGGTCGCCACCGCGACCCTGCAGGGGCTGTCGACCACCGACTACGCGCAGGTCCTGCTGGCCGGTGCCATCGCCGCCGTCCCCGTGATGCTGCTCTTCCTCGTCCTGCAACGCCAGTTCATCTCCGGTCTGTTGGCCGGGGCCACCAAGGAGTGA
- a CDS encoding LacI family DNA-binding transcriptional regulator: MTARQVTIEDVARAAGVSRQTVSNALNAPDRLRATTLARVTAAIDELGYQPDQSARSLRTGTRKVIAYPAPADNPADPNPLMGGFLQALVTAADAVGHRVLLFRADPRQGAGAVAKSFHGLIAARQVDGFVLSDVVHDDPRVDVLAEAGFPFAAFGRTAPGRPQNWVDIDSTAATAELVRRLLDQGHRRICYLNSAASLPWLADRRAGFLQAAADAPDGGFEVGAPDDDPAALARAVQRLLTGPDRPTAVVCASDWLALTAYQAVRAAGLTVGGDVAVAGFNDIPLCTLLQPALTSVRLPLAAIARGLVDRLITAVEDPAAVPAAGLLLPAELVLRGSTPRR, encoded by the coding sequence ATGACCGCTCGCCAGGTGACCATCGAGGACGTCGCGCGCGCGGCCGGCGTCTCCCGTCAGACCGTCTCGAACGCCCTCAACGCGCCCGACCGGCTGCGCGCCACCACGCTCGCCCGGGTCACCGCCGCCATCGACGAGCTCGGCTACCAGCCCGACCAGTCCGCGCGGAGCCTGCGCACCGGCACCCGCAAGGTCATCGCCTATCCCGCCCCCGCCGACAACCCCGCGGACCCCAATCCCCTGATGGGCGGATTCCTCCAGGCCCTGGTGACCGCCGCGGACGCCGTCGGCCATCGTGTGCTGCTCTTCCGCGCCGACCCCCGGCAGGGCGCCGGCGCGGTCGCCAAGTCCTTCCACGGCCTGATCGCCGCCCGGCAGGTCGACGGCTTCGTCCTCTCCGACGTCGTCCACGACGACCCCCGGGTGGACGTGCTCGCCGAAGCCGGCTTCCCGTTCGCCGCCTTCGGGCGCACCGCCCCGGGCCGCCCGCAGAACTGGGTGGACATCGACTCCACCGCCGCCACCGCCGAGCTCGTGCGGCGTCTCCTCGACCAGGGCCACCGCCGGATCTGCTACCTCAACTCCGCTGCGTCTCTGCCCTGGCTCGCCGACCGCCGGGCCGGCTTCCTCCAGGCGGCGGCCGACGCCCCCGACGGCGGGTTCGAGGTCGGCGCCCCCGACGACGACCCGGCCGCGCTCGCCCGCGCCGTCCAGCGCCTGCTCACCGGCCCGGACCGCCCGACGGCCGTGGTCTGTGCGAGTGACTGGCTCGCCCTCACCGCCTACCAGGCCGTCCGCGCCGCGGGGCTCACCGTCGGCGGCGACGTCGCCGTCGCCGGCTTCAACGACATCCCGCTCTGCACGCTCCTCCAGCCCGCCCTCACCAGCGTCCGCCTGCCGCTGGCCGCCATCGCGCGGGGCCTCGTCGACCGTCTGATCACCGCCGTCGAGGACCCCGCCGCGGTGCCGGCCGCCGGGCTGCTGCTCCCCGCGGAGCTGGTCCTCCGCGGCAGCACGCCGAGGCGGTAG
- a CDS encoding glycoside hydrolase family 36 protein, producing the protein MTTEPRPGAEHTAQAATAPDGGAPQPVPVWRPNTPARAVPDTVGEWRLPTGLLDPTGVPLTVHLTGLGCDRLDTAVTPVGEGVALIEITVPAQATVRAEWRVPCVGATAFWTPDTNASRWLPPSWVAPRTVSLSLGAPVAALVGTGDRALCTAAAGEATAPVRVGAGVVEESGEFAFTVEQDLGPDGPPMRLRIDLSGRHFATTLQAVSAWWAEGLDHPGVAPAARMPAYSTWYSLHQNVDAATVERQAVLAAAVGCESVIVDDGWQTTDRTRGYGHCGDWEPNPAAFPDPAAHVAEVHRAGLAYLLWYAVPFIGRHNDAWDRFKGMILREEPHLDAAVLDPRHPEVRGYLVERVSRAVEEWGMDGVKLDFIDRFAVADPPPAPAGADRRGVHEGVLQLLADLDTRLRRTRPDVIVEHRQPYVGPGLWPYATMVRATDCPLSPAENRQRTVDCRLTAGPIAVHADMIMWHSAETPEAVAVHLVNALFSVPQISVDLTAQSPDQLAALRFWLGVFRRHAGVLQRGALEPARPDLGYPLVRAQGHDTTVVARYAPMPVALPERERGDGPRTVLVANADGDPVVLLVATRPERTRARVQDYRGEILSETVLDLVVGVNPVTVPTGGLLTLTRED; encoded by the coding sequence GTGACCACCGAACCGCGACCCGGCGCCGAGCACACCGCGCAGGCGGCCACCGCACCGGACGGCGGTGCGCCGCAGCCCGTCCCGGTCTGGCGGCCGAACACGCCGGCCCGCGCCGTCCCCGACACCGTCGGCGAGTGGCGGCTGCCCACCGGCCTCCTCGACCCGACCGGCGTCCCCCTGACCGTCCACCTCACCGGGCTCGGGTGCGACCGGCTGGACACCGCCGTCACCCCGGTCGGCGAGGGGGTGGCACTGATCGAGATCACGGTGCCGGCGCAGGCCACGGTCCGCGCCGAATGGCGGGTACCGTGCGTCGGAGCCACCGCCTTCTGGACTCCGGACACCAACGCCTCCCGGTGGCTGCCGCCGTCCTGGGTCGCCCCGCGCACCGTCTCGCTCAGCCTCGGCGCCCCCGTGGCCGCCCTGGTCGGGACCGGCGACCGCGCGCTGTGCACCGCCGCCGCCGGCGAGGCCACCGCACCCGTGCGGGTGGGCGCCGGTGTGGTGGAGGAGAGCGGCGAGTTCGCGTTCACCGTCGAGCAGGACCTGGGCCCGGACGGGCCGCCGATGCGGCTGCGGATCGACCTCAGCGGGCGCCACTTCGCGACCACCCTGCAGGCCGTCAGCGCCTGGTGGGCCGAGGGCCTCGACCACCCCGGCGTCGCCCCCGCCGCCCGGATGCCCGCCTACTCCACCTGGTACAGCCTGCACCAGAACGTCGACGCCGCGACCGTCGAGCGGCAGGCCGTCCTGGCGGCCGCCGTCGGCTGCGAGAGCGTCATCGTCGACGACGGCTGGCAGACCACCGACCGGACCCGAGGGTACGGACACTGCGGTGACTGGGAGCCCAACCCGGCGGCCTTCCCCGACCCGGCGGCGCACGTCGCCGAGGTCCACCGGGCCGGTCTGGCCTACCTCCTGTGGTACGCGGTGCCCTTCATCGGCCGGCACAACGACGCCTGGGACCGCTTCAAGGGGATGATCCTGCGCGAGGAGCCGCACCTGGACGCGGCCGTGCTCGACCCGCGCCACCCCGAGGTCCGCGGCTACCTGGTCGAGCGGGTCTCCCGCGCCGTCGAGGAGTGGGGCATGGACGGTGTGAAGCTCGACTTCATCGACCGTTTCGCCGTCGCAGACCCCCCGCCCGCCCCGGCCGGCGCGGACCGCCGCGGCGTCCACGAGGGCGTGCTCCAGTTGCTCGCCGACCTCGACACCCGGCTGCGCCGCACCAGGCCGGACGTGATCGTGGAGCACCGCCAGCCGTACGTCGGTCCGGGTCTGTGGCCGTACGCGACGATGGTCCGCGCGACCGACTGCCCGCTCAGCCCCGCCGAGAACCGTCAGCGCACCGTCGACTGCCGGCTCACCGCGGGCCCGATCGCCGTGCACGCCGACATGATCATGTGGCACTCCGCCGAGACGCCCGAGGCCGTCGCCGTCCACCTCGTCAACGCCCTGTTCTCGGTGCCGCAGATCTCCGTCGACCTCACCGCCCAGAGCCCCGACCAGCTCGCGGCCCTGCGCTTCTGGCTCGGCGTCTTCCGCCGGCACGCCGGCGTCCTGCAACGCGGCGCCCTCGAACCCGCGCGGCCCGACCTCGGCTACCCCCTGGTCCGCGCCCAGGGCCACGACACCACCGTGGTCGCGCGCTACGCACCGATGCCCGTCGCCCTGCCGGAGCGGGAGAGGGGGGACGGTCCGCGGACCGTGCTCGTCGCCAACGCGGACGGCGACCCCGTGGTGCTGCTGGTCGCCACCCGGCCGGAGCGGACCCGGGCCCGTGTCCAGGACTACCGTGGTGAGATCCTGTCCGAGACCGTGCTCGACCTCGTGGTCGGGGTGAACCCGGTGACCGTGCCGACCGGCGGCCTGCTCACCCTGACCCGCGAGGACTGA
- a CDS encoding aminotransferase class V-fold PLP-dependent enzyme, giving the protein MNDQIRPDPPADTGPAVGYLDFARVGPLSRPAAAAIAEATGLATRLDPADLDLLFARADAARDSAARLLEARPHEIALVPSTSNGLFTVAAALDGAGTVLVPRDEFPANLYPWLRFAARGGPAVRLVEPAGHRHLTPDLLRRHLTPDVTALTVSAVDSLTGHPAPLAALKEVLGPGRLLIVDAIQGLGSVPLETKAADVLVSGGQKWLRSGWGAALLLIRDRCADRLRPGLGGWAGVTDPFAQRHPATPLPGAAAHLATNPDFPAAAALGAAIDDLFDQGGPAAVGARIRATLAELLDRARRAGADVLLDGLDPRERAGIGTFRLPGHDPATVHRTLETAGLITTRRGEWIRLSPHASTSTAAADLLTDALRTLTRPAPHPEPHPKPHPEPHPEPHPEPHPEPHPAPHPAPHSEPHPEEPTCPTS; this is encoded by the coding sequence TTGAACGATCAAATACGACCGGACCCGCCCGCCGACACCGGCCCGGCGGTCGGCTACCTCGACTTCGCGAGGGTCGGCCCGCTCTCCCGTCCGGCCGCCGCCGCGATCGCCGAGGCGACCGGGCTGGCCACCCGTCTCGACCCCGCCGACCTCGACCTGCTGTTCGCCCGCGCCGACGCCGCCCGGGACTCGGCGGCCCGCCTGCTCGAAGCCCGTCCGCACGAGATCGCCCTCGTCCCCTCCACCAGCAACGGCCTGTTCACCGTGGCCGCCGCGCTGGACGGGGCCGGCACCGTCCTGGTGCCGCGCGACGAGTTCCCGGCCAACCTCTATCCCTGGCTCCGGTTCGCCGCCCGCGGCGGGCCCGCCGTCCGCCTCGTCGAGCCCGCCGGACACCGCCACCTCACCCCCGACCTGCTGCGCCGCCACCTCACTCCCGACGTCACCGCCCTCACCGTCAGCGCCGTCGACTCGCTCACCGGCCATCCGGCTCCGCTCGCCGCCCTCAAGGAGGTCCTCGGCCCCGGCCGGCTCCTGATCGTCGACGCCATCCAGGGCCTGGGCAGCGTGCCGCTGGAGACGAAGGCCGCCGACGTCCTCGTCAGCGGAGGCCAGAAGTGGCTGCGCTCGGGGTGGGGAGCCGCGCTGCTGCTGATCCGCGACCGCTGCGCCGACCGCCTGCGGCCGGGCCTCGGCGGCTGGGCCGGCGTCACGGACCCGTTCGCGCAACGGCATCCGGCGACGCCGCTGCCCGGTGCCGCCGCCCACCTCGCCACCAACCCGGACTTCCCGGCCGCCGCGGCCCTCGGCGCGGCCATCGACGACCTGTTCGACCAGGGCGGCCCGGCCGCGGTCGGCGCCCGCATCCGCGCCACCCTCGCGGAGCTGCTCGACCGCGCGCGCCGGGCCGGCGCCGACGTCCTGCTGGACGGCCTCGACCCCCGGGAGCGCGCCGGCATCGGCACCTTCCGGCTGCCCGGCCACGACCCCGCCACCGTCCATCGCACGCTCGAAACCGCCGGCCTGATCACCACCCGCCGCGGCGAGTGGATCCGGCTCTCCCCCCACGCCTCCACCTCCACCGCCGCGGCGGACCTTCTCACCGACGCCCTGCGCACCCTCACCCGCCCCGCGCCCCACCCCGAGCCCCACCCCAAGCCCCACCCCGAGCCCCACCCCGAGCCCCACCCCGAGCCCCACCCCGAGCCCCACCCCGCGCCCCACCCCGCGCCCCACTCCGAGCCCCACCCCGAGGAGCCGACATGTCCCACCAGCTGA
- the bfr gene encoding bacterioferritin: MDGDAEVIEYLNEQLTAELTAINQYFLHAKMQEHFGWTRLAAHTRAESFDEMRHAEILTDRILMLDGLPNYQRLFHVRIGQSVTEMLTVDRTVEVEAIDRLRRGIAAMRAGNDVTSANIFEAILADEEEHVDYLDTQLALVEKLGEALYIAQLIEQPST, from the coding sequence ATGGACGGCGACGCCGAGGTCATCGAGTACCTGAACGAGCAGCTCACCGCCGAGCTGACCGCGATCAACCAGTACTTCCTGCACGCCAAGATGCAGGAGCACTTCGGCTGGACCAGACTCGCCGCCCACACCCGCGCGGAGTCCTTCGACGAGATGCGGCACGCCGAGATCCTCACCGACCGCATCCTGATGCTGGACGGACTGCCCAACTACCAGCGGCTCTTCCACGTCCGGATCGGCCAGAGCGTCACCGAGATGCTGACCGTGGACCGGACCGTCGAGGTCGAGGCGATCGACCGGCTCCGCCGCGGCATCGCCGCGATGCGCGCCGGGAACGACGTCACCTCCGCCAACATCTTCGAGGCGATCCTCGCCGACGAGGAGGAGCACGTCGACTACCTCGACACCCAGCTCGCCCTGGTCGAGAAGCTCGGCGAGGCCCTCTACATCGCCCAGCTCATCGAACAGCCCTCCACCTGA
- a CDS encoding RICIN domain-containing protein — protein MSSPPRRAVAAAFAAAALTLSATAATPASATPPTAGYTITVGSPVQYAHPTDTPASPYIDKDGTFYFQQSAALYGATQPRYWDFFTGTDFDTATRSGAISNAVNPANANDRNNDTTWRCNNSPTGLSATYSVGNASYSQKNYCDLSGVWVDPDTGDWYGLVHNEFTPSPFADGIHFDAIDYAVSTDQGRTWTIRDHVLTSPYSTQRGDTAQFPNQTYSYGDGDQRLFVDTASGYFYVFYGSRIVEKGGNWTDSLAHVARAPISAKMAPGSWQKWYNGAWSQPGVGGLESNQMPVDSASQTGYTPVAGDYNPANTGTAAQQIAAGKLPPKSPLFVMNVAYNAYLRLYIGEPEAVSGVAPQRFYVTDDLSSQKWHLIGDTGGYTTNSWYRWFLDGANRTNSTIVGRSFRSYCAFECSNGASGEYVDITLGASTRAAAPVDETKAYRIGSGGGRVLAQVSGGSATTSLATATGSALESWIFAGNGDGSYRIVNSSTGRLLGVNSAVTSGRAWGAQPTVTAAAAGGPTVGQQWFVIPGTSAANTPDGTYRLVNRYSGLVIGLSADSGRLAETTPTRSWSNTTGNQVGGSRSAAEQTLTLTQTGPAPETVSVTSPGSQSGKVDTAVSLQLTANDSAGKALTFSATGLPAGLSISSSGLISGTPNTAGSSTVTVTASSGTATGSTSFTWAVNPVLSGSHTLVASGKALDDPNHSTSPGTQLITWSPNGGTNQSWVFTQQPDGSYQIVNGLSNLCMDVSGGSGSPGAQIIQWSCTGGGNQRWVVTALAGGGYRVAAQGSGLLLTTASASDGALVTQQADTGSALQRWTIS, from the coding sequence GTGTCCTCCCCGCCCCGCAGAGCAGTGGCCGCCGCCTTCGCCGCTGCCGCCCTGACGCTGTCCGCCACCGCCGCGACCCCAGCGTCGGCGACGCCGCCCACCGCCGGTTACACCATCACCGTCGGCTCGCCGGTCCAGTACGCCCACCCGACGGACACCCCGGCCTCGCCCTACATCGACAAGGACGGCACGTTCTACTTCCAGCAGTCCGCCGCCCTGTACGGCGCGACCCAGCCGCGCTACTGGGACTTCTTCACGGGGACCGACTTCGACACCGCGACCCGCTCCGGCGCGATCAGCAACGCGGTGAACCCGGCGAACGCGAACGACCGGAACAACGACACCACCTGGCGGTGCAACAACAGCCCGACCGGTCTGAGCGCGACCTACTCGGTCGGCAACGCGAGCTACTCCCAGAAGAACTACTGCGACCTGTCGGGCGTCTGGGTGGACCCGGACACCGGCGACTGGTACGGGCTGGTGCACAACGAGTTCACCCCGTCGCCGTTCGCCGACGGCATCCACTTCGACGCGATCGACTACGCGGTCTCCACCGACCAGGGCAGGACCTGGACCATCAGGGACCACGTGCTCACCTCGCCGTACTCCACCCAGCGCGGCGACACCGCGCAGTTCCCGAACCAGACGTACTCCTACGGCGACGGTGACCAGCGGCTGTTCGTCGACACCGCCTCGGGCTACTTCTACGTCTTCTACGGCTCGCGCATCGTGGAGAAGGGCGGCAACTGGACCGACAGCCTGGCGCACGTCGCCCGCGCCCCGATCTCCGCCAAGATGGCGCCCGGCTCCTGGCAGAAGTGGTACAACGGCGCCTGGTCGCAGCCCGGCGTGGGCGGCCTGGAGAGCAACCAGATGCCGGTGGACTCCGCGAGCCAGACCGGCTACACCCCGGTCGCGGGAGACTACAACCCCGCCAACACCGGCACGGCGGCCCAGCAGATCGCGGCCGGGAAACTGCCGCCGAAGTCGCCGCTGTTCGTCATGAACGTCGCCTACAACGCCTACCTGCGACTGTACATCGGTGAGCCGGAGGCCGTGTCGGGCGTCGCCCCGCAGCGGTTCTACGTCACGGACGACCTGTCGAGCCAGAAGTGGCACCTGATCGGCGACACCGGCGGGTACACCACCAACTCCTGGTACCGCTGGTTCCTCGACGGCGCGAACCGGACCAACTCCACGATCGTCGGGCGGAGTTTCCGGTCCTACTGCGCGTTCGAGTGCTCCAACGGCGCCTCCGGCGAGTACGTCGACATCACCCTCGGCGCCTCCACCCGGGCCGCCGCGCCGGTGGACGAGACCAAGGCCTACCGGATCGGCAGCGGCGGCGGCCGCGTCCTCGCGCAGGTCTCCGGCGGCTCCGCCACCACCTCGCTGGCCACCGCCACCGGCTCCGCCCTGGAGTCGTGGATCTTCGCCGGCAACGGTGACGGGTCCTACCGGATCGTCAACTCCTCCACCGGCCGCCTGCTCGGCGTCAACTCCGCGGTCACGTCGGGCCGCGCGTGGGGCGCCCAGCCGACCGTCACCGCCGCCGCGGCGGGCGGGCCCACCGTCGGACAGCAGTGGTTCGTCATCCCCGGCACCTCCGCCGCCAACACCCCCGACGGGACCTACCGGCTGGTCAACCGCTACAGCGGCCTGGTGATCGGCCTGTCCGCGGACTCCGGCCGGCTCGCCGAGACCACACCCACCCGCAGCTGGAGCAACACCACCGGCAACCAGGTCGGCGGGTCCCGCAGCGCGGCGGAGCAGACCCTGACGCTGACCCAGACCGGGCCGGCCCCCGAGACGGTCTCGGTCACCAGCCCCGGCAGCCAGTCCGGGAAGGTCGACACGGCCGTGTCGCTCCAGCTCACCGCCAACGACTCGGCCGGCAAGGCCCTCACCTTCTCCGCCACCGGCCTGCCCGCCGGCCTGTCGATCAGCTCCTCGGGGCTGATCTCCGGCACGCCGAACACCGCCGGATCCTCGACGGTCACGGTCACCGCGTCCTCGGGCACCGCCACCGGCTCGACGTCCTTCACCTGGGCCGTCAACCCGGTGCTCAGCGGCAGCCACACCCTGGTGGCCTCGGGCAAGGCACTCGACGACCCGAACCACTCGACCAGCCCGGGCACCCAGCTGATCACCTGGAGCCCCAACGGCGGCACCAACCAGAGCTGGGTCTTCACCCAGCAGCCCGACGGCAGCTACCAGATCGTCAACGGCCTCTCCAACCTCTGCATGGACGTCAGCGGGGGCAGCGGTTCGCCCGGTGCGCAGATCATCCAGTGGTCCTGCACGGGAGGCGGCAACCAGCGCTGGGTGGTCACCGCCCTCGCGGGCGGCGGCTACCGGGTCGCCGCACAGGGCAGCGGGCTCCTGCTGACCACCGCGTCGGCCTCCGACGGGGCCCTGGTCACCCAGCAGGCCGACACCGGATCCGCGCTGCAGCGCTGGACCATCAGCTGA
- a CDS encoding ABC transporter substrate-binding protein, producing the protein MSHQLSRRHLLQLATASAAGLGLTACGGGPGGDSAGGDGESGQITVWSWTTAAEALRGVVPSFEKDNPGIKVDIQDVGNPAIWDKITVGLASGGKGLADVLHIGVDYLPGYLEKFPNGLADLSQLGADRHKDAFAQGLWPTVIGKDKAAHALPWEVNPLGLFYRQDYFEKAGVDPATISSWDDLIAAGPKVLAATGAQLLGLDKPGTTQDMDFFQNLMQLQGAFYFDHDGRVTLASPAAVQALTLIKRLNDAGLLADTAGQGTWKRLVGEGRLATVPYPAWAVEYLATKFPDQSGKWRVMQPPAAVPGGRRSAIVNSTYLAVAASSKRRRAAWRFVEYALTRPAEINRMFTSGGVFPALSAAYGDPMFSAPNPFYGGQSVLRSFVDSLTTGSDATNFTGDYARALKLASDAQSQVLLKGADPATALRDAARQLAQQTGRQQAV; encoded by the coding sequence ATGTCCCACCAGCTGAGCCGCCGCCACCTGCTCCAGCTCGCCACCGCATCCGCCGCCGGGCTCGGTCTCACCGCCTGCGGCGGTGGACCGGGTGGCGACTCCGCCGGCGGCGACGGCGAGAGCGGCCAGATCACCGTCTGGAGCTGGACCACCGCCGCCGAGGCCCTGCGCGGTGTCGTCCCCTCCTTCGAGAAGGACAACCCCGGCATCAAGGTCGACATCCAGGACGTCGGCAACCCGGCCATCTGGGACAAGATCACTGTCGGCCTCGCCTCCGGTGGCAAGGGTCTCGCCGACGTCCTGCACATCGGCGTCGACTACCTGCCCGGCTACCTGGAGAAGTTCCCCAACGGCCTCGCCGACCTGTCCCAGCTCGGCGCCGACCGGCACAAGGACGCCTTCGCCCAGGGCCTGTGGCCGACCGTCATCGGCAAGGACAAGGCCGCCCACGCCCTCCCCTGGGAGGTCAACCCGCTCGGGCTGTTCTACCGGCAGGACTACTTCGAGAAGGCGGGCGTCGACCCGGCCACCATCAGCAGCTGGGACGACCTGATCGCCGCCGGCCCGAAGGTCCTCGCCGCCACCGGCGCTCAGCTGCTCGGCCTGGACAAGCCCGGGACCACGCAGGACATGGACTTCTTCCAGAACCTGATGCAGCTCCAGGGCGCCTTCTACTTCGACCACGACGGCAGGGTCACGCTGGCCTCCCCCGCCGCCGTCCAGGCCCTCACCCTCATCAAACGGCTCAACGACGCCGGCCTGCTCGCCGACACCGCCGGCCAGGGCACCTGGAAGCGCCTGGTCGGCGAGGGCAGGCTCGCCACCGTCCCCTACCCCGCCTGGGCCGTCGAGTACCTGGCCACCAAGTTCCCCGACCAGAGCGGGAAGTGGCGCGTCATGCAGCCGCCCGCCGCCGTCCCCGGGGGCCGGCGCAGCGCCATCGTCAACTCGACCTACCTGGCCGTCGCGGCCTCCAGCAAGCGTCGCCGGGCCGCCTGGCGATTCGTCGAGTACGCGCTCACCAGGCCCGCCGAGATCAACCGGATGTTCACCTCCGGCGGTGTCTTCCCGGCGCTCAGCGCCGCCTACGGCGACCCGATGTTCAGCGCGCCCAATCCGTTCTACGGCGGCCAGAGCGTGCTCAGGTCCTTCGTGGACTCGCTCACCACGGGATCCGATGCCACCAACTTCACCGGCGACTACGCCCGTGCCCTCAAGCTCGCCAGTGACGCCCAGAGCCAGGTGCTGCTCAAGGGCGCCGACCCGGCCACCGCGCTCAGGGACGCCGCCCGGCAGCTCGCCCAGCAGACCGGCCGGCAGCAGGCGGTCTGA